CGGGACTCGTCTACGCCGCGACGGTCGTTACCCTCCCCTAGGGCCGGGATCCACATCCCGGTCCGTCTACCCAGTTACCCAGAGAAGGAGCGCCACATGGCCGCCACGCAGGAAGAGATCGTCGCCGGTCTCGCGGAGATCGTCAACGAGATCGCGGGCATCCCGGTCGAGGACGTCCAGACCGAGAAGTCCTTCACCGACGACCTGGACGTCGACTCGCTGTCCATGGTCGAGGTCGTCGTCGCCGCCGAAGAGCGCTTCGACGTCAAGATCCCGGACGAGGACGTCAAGAACCTCAAGACGGTCGGCGACGCCGCGGACTACATCGCGAAGCACCAGGCCTGAGCCTGACGAGCGTTTGTCGCCACCTGGCGGTGGCGCCGTGACAATTCAGCACCCCCTGAGACGTGGAGAAAGAATTCCTGTGAGCCCGACCAATCGCACCGTGGTCGTCACCGGTATCGGCGCAACCACTCCGCTGGGTGGCGACAGCGCTTCGACCTGGGAAGGTCTGCTTGCCGGCCGTTCCGGCGTAACGCCCCTGGAGGGCGAGCGCTTCGCCGAACTCCCGGTACGCATCGCCGCCCGTGCCGCCGTGGACCCGAGCGAGGTCCTGCCCCGGCCGCTGGCCCGCAAGCTCGACCGCTCGGCGCAGTTCGCCGTCATCGCGGCGCGCGAGGCGTGGGCCGACGCCGGCTACACCGCCCCGGCGGGCGAGGACGAGAAGATCCGGCCCGAGCGCCTGGGCACCGTGATCGCCTCCGGTATCGGCGGTGTCACCACCCTGCTCGACCAGTACGACGTACTGAAGGAAAAGGGTGTGCGCCGGGTCTCCCCGCACACCGTCCCCATGCTCATGCCGAACGGCCCGTCGGCCAACGTCGGCCTGGAGGTCAACGCCCAGGCGGGCGTGCACACTCCGGTCAGCGCCTGCGCCTCCGGCGCCGAGGCCATCGGCTACGCCGTCGAGATGATCCGTACCGGCCGTGCCGACGTGGTCGTCGCGGGCGGCACCGAGGCGGCGATCCACCCGCTGCCCATCGCCGCGTTCGCCAACATGATGGCGATGTCCAAGAACAACGAGAACCCCGAGCAGGCCTCCCGTCCGTACGACAAGGGCCGTGACGGCTTCGTACTGGGCGAGGGCGCGGGCGTCGTCATCCTGGAGTCCGCCGAGCACGCCGCCGCGCGCGGCGCCCGGGTCTACTGCGAGGTGCTGGGCCAGGGTCTGTCCGCGGACAGCCACCACATCGCGCAGCCGGAGCCGACCGGCCGCGGTGTCGCGGCCGCGGTGCAGAACCTGCTCGACAACACGGGTCTCGACCCGGCCGAGCTGGTCCACCTGAACGCGCACGCCACGTCGACCCCGCAGGGTGACACGGCCGAGCTGAAGGCCCTGCGCAAGGTGCTGGGCGACGACCTCGACCACATCGCGATCTCCGCGACCAAGTCGATGACCGGTCACCTGCTGGGCGGAGCGGGCGGTATCGAGACCGTCGCGACCGTGCTGGCGCTCTACAACCGGCTGGCCCCGCCGACGATCAACATCGACGACCTCGACGAGGACATCGACGCGGACATCGTGCGCGGCGAGCCCCGCAAGCTGCCGGCCGACGGCCCGATCTCCGCGATCAACAACTCCTTCGGCTTCGGCGGTCACAACGTGACGCTCGCCTTCCGCAGCGTCTGATCCCGTACTGCACGACGAAGGGCCCCGCACAGCGACTGCTGTGCGGGGCCCTTCGCGTCGTACGGGGTCAGACCACCTGGTGGAGCCAGCGGACGGGCGCGCCCTCGCCCGCGTAGCGGAAGGGCTCCAGTTCGTCGTCCCAGGGCTTGCCGAGCAGTTTGGCGATCTCCGCCTCCAGGTCGGTCTCGCCGCGCGCGGACCGGGCGAGGGCGGCGCGCAGCCGGTCCTCCGGGATCAGGATGTCGCCGTGCATGCCGGTGACGGCGTGGAAGATGCCGAGCTCCGGGGTGGAGCTGTAGCGCTCGCCCTCGGCGTTCGGGCACGGCTCCGCGGTCACCTCGAAGCGCAGCAGGTGCCAGCCGCGCAGCGCGGAGGCGAGTTTCGAGGCGGTGCCCGCTTCGGCCTGCCAGGAGAACTCGGCTCTCCAGGTGCCCGGGGAGGCGGGCTGCCTGATCCAGTCGAGGTTCACCCGCACCCCGAGCACGCCCGCAACAGCCCATTCCACATGCGGG
Above is a genomic segment from Streptomyces sp. NBC_01233 containing:
- a CDS encoding DUF3145 domain-containing protein; this encodes MTTRGVLYVHSAPRALCPHVEWAVAGVLGVRVNLDWIRQPASPGTWRAEFSWQAEAGTASKLASALRGWHLLRFEVTAEPCPNAEGERYSSTPELGIFHAVTGMHGDILIPEDRLRAALARSARGETDLEAEIAKLLGKPWDDELEPFRYAGEGAPVRWLHQVV
- a CDS encoding acyl carrier protein, with the translated sequence MAATQEEIVAGLAEIVNEIAGIPVEDVQTEKSFTDDLDVDSLSMVEVVVAAEERFDVKIPDEDVKNLKTVGDAADYIAKHQA
- the fabF gene encoding beta-ketoacyl-ACP synthase II: MSPTNRTVVVTGIGATTPLGGDSASTWEGLLAGRSGVTPLEGERFAELPVRIAARAAVDPSEVLPRPLARKLDRSAQFAVIAAREAWADAGYTAPAGEDEKIRPERLGTVIASGIGGVTTLLDQYDVLKEKGVRRVSPHTVPMLMPNGPSANVGLEVNAQAGVHTPVSACASGAEAIGYAVEMIRTGRADVVVAGGTEAAIHPLPIAAFANMMAMSKNNENPEQASRPYDKGRDGFVLGEGAGVVILESAEHAAARGARVYCEVLGQGLSADSHHIAQPEPTGRGVAAAVQNLLDNTGLDPAELVHLNAHATSTPQGDTAELKALRKVLGDDLDHIAISATKSMTGHLLGGAGGIETVATVLALYNRLAPPTINIDDLDEDIDADIVRGEPRKLPADGPISAINNSFGFGGHNVTLAFRSV